The Pseudofrankia sp. DC12 region CCCTCCACCTGGACCGGCGCGGGACGCGACGGCAACACCGACGGCCACCGGGACCCCAACAACATCCACGACGCCGCCCTCGCCGCGGGCGGCTACCTGTGCGCCCACCACCGCGACCTCACCAACCCGACCCAACTCACCGCCGCGATCCGCGCCTACAACCCCTCCGACGCCTACGTCCGCGCCGTCCTCGCCTGGACCACCGGTTACACCACCACCACGCCGACGCCGATCACCCCACCAACCGCCACCACCGGTCCGACTGAGGGCGATGCACAGACCAGCGAGGCTGGCCCCTACCCCGTAATCGCCCTCACCCCGATCGGGACCGCCCCCGCGACCTCATCCGCCTCCCCAGCCCCAGCCGCCTGCAACCCCTTCACGATCAGGACCGGCAGCCTCACCGCCACCCTCACCACGACCACCCTCAACCTCACCGGCCGCTACACCACCCCCACCGGAGCAGACCCCGACGGAACGATCACCCTCCACACCCTCGCCCGCGACCCCGCAGGTGAGGCCCTCGCCGACACCGATCGGCCCCTGCCCCTCAAGCCCGGCGACCAACCCGTCCTGCTGACCCAGCTCCCCCTCGGCCAGCTCACCGACCCCGGCCACACCGCCACGATCACCCTGACCCTCACCACCACCCCACCCGGCTGCCCCACCCAAACCGTCACCACACTCACCATCACCAACATCACCCGACCGGCCACCACCCCCACCACGACGAGCCCAGCCACCACCAGCAATCCGACCCCGACCCCGACCACCAGCCCCATCCCGACAGCCAGTCCTACTCCCAGCGCGAGCCCGCACCCGACCGCCAGCCCCACCGTGTCACCCACGGCACCGTGACCGCGCCACCTCACACGCCGGATCACGCCGCGCCTGGCTCCATCAGCGCGTCCGCGACCAAACCCAGGCCTACGACTCGCCGGGCTCCCTCGCATCGTGGTCCGAATCGTCCAGGTTTCGGCGCTACCCTGACCGCTCGACGACGCCGCCGGCACCCGCAACCCGGTAGCGCCCCGACCCGGGAAGGAGCCACCCGGTGAGCCGGCACCGACGCCCCCACCCTC contains the following coding sequences:
- a CDS encoding lytic murein transglycosylase; its protein translation is MLALLIVCQSPQHSDDTSAGSQPVPPATGTSYPMPSLDPDSLPAGYTTPSPGDAGDAQVPTGALATAAAAPGAPAGLVTLTSSDRRIPAPVLAAYQQAATALAGELPGCHLRWQLLAGIGKVESGNATGRQISLNGTVSPTILGPRLTGASGFARILDTDHGALDGDTTYDRAVGPLQFLPSTWTGAGRDGNTDGHRDPNNIHDAALAAGGYLCAHHRDLTNPTQLTAAIRAYNPSDAYVRAVLAWTTGYTTTTPTPITPPTATTGPTEGDAQTSEAGPYPVIALTPIGTAPATSSASPAPAACNPFTIRTGSLTATLTTTTLNLTGRYTTPTGADPDGTITLHTLARDPAGEALADTDRPLPLKPGDQPVLLTQLPLGQLTDPGHTATITLTLTTTPPGCPTQTVTTLTITNITRPATTPTTTSPATTSNPTPTPTTSPIPTASPTPSASPHPTASPTVSPTAP